A stretch of the Planctomycetota bacterium genome encodes the following:
- the rpmB gene encoding 50S ribosomal protein L28, whose translation MPYECHFTGKKTRFGKQKTYGGAKISKGGFGLKTTGITRRTFRPNLQKVNAVIDGRPQKILASTRAIKSGLVVKPLKRKYGYTRQQKEQAGG comes from the coding sequence ATGCCCTACGAGTGCCATTTCACCGGCAAGAAGACCCGCTTCGGCAAGCAGAAGACCTATGGCGGCGCCAAGATCTCCAAGGGCGGCTTCGGCCTGAAGACCACCGGCATCACCCGCCGCACCTTCCGGCCCAACCTCCAGAAGGTCAACGCCGTGATCGACGGCCGCCCGCAGAAGATCCTCGCCAGCACCCGGGCGATCAAGAGCGGCCTGGTGGTCAAGCCCCTCAAGCGGAAGTACGGCTACACCCGCCAGCAGAAGGAACAGGCCGGCGGCTAG
- a CDS encoding DnaA/Hda family protein yields the protein MRTDGVELEQAAWPATPDQGEVIGDAADGLTGDAAAAGLRIPGREAIGTAARHRRVAPGRPARPLGGGAPSRAGQPPASTGGSSAVATSASDGDQLVARLAGLIGPAAYERYFSRGARLELDERGLHVRVVSAFLINIFEQRFRPQLEELAGGAAVRFTEDASAFPAEADPPAEAMPPRSPAPAEAPSRRASKPADRAPRLADFVVGGGNRLAYAAACAAGDPTAEPPGGNLLVLHGGCGLGKTHLLRGIARAFGDAGGVGRARYVTAESFTNGFLAALRTKATDAFREQYRGVSLLCLDDVHFLATKDATKAELLHTLDQILHDGARLVLASDEHPREVTGLGKQLCSRLSSGLIVELSPPDDELRLAMVHRLARRRGLTLPAEVAQQISHAVSHGDAARVGSFRDLEGALARVEAFHNLLTRDAGAAGARADRRADAGVVAMSTVTQALGRRRPIVADAPVRVEEVITRVCEVLGVGSAEFAGRGRHRRVVLARALVARLSRELTASSYPEIATAMGRPNHSSVITAVRRIEKQIQDCEIVGVGCPLDGEPIEELSARIARSLRSRSG from the coding sequence ATGCGCACGGACGGTGTGGAATTGGAGCAAGCCGCGTGGCCCGCCACGCCGGATCAGGGGGAGGTGATCGGTGATGCCGCCGACGGGCTCACGGGCGACGCCGCTGCGGCCGGCCTCCGCATTCCGGGCCGCGAGGCGATTGGCACCGCCGCGCGGCATCGGCGGGTTGCCCCTGGGCGTCCGGCGCGACCCCTCGGTGGTGGTGCCCCATCTCGTGCCGGGCAGCCGCCGGCGAGCACTGGCGGATCGAGCGCGGTTGCAACGAGTGCATCGGATGGCGACCAGCTAGTCGCCCGGCTCGCCGGGCTCATCGGGCCCGCCGCCTACGAGCGGTACTTCTCCCGCGGCGCACGGCTCGAACTCGACGAGCGAGGGCTGCACGTCCGCGTGGTGTCGGCCTTCCTGATCAACATCTTCGAGCAACGCTTCCGTCCGCAGCTGGAAGAGCTGGCGGGCGGCGCGGCGGTTCGATTCACCGAGGACGCATCGGCGTTCCCGGCCGAAGCCGATCCGCCGGCCGAGGCGATGCCGCCGCGTTCGCCGGCACCGGCCGAAGCCCCGTCCCGCCGGGCATCGAAGCCCGCCGATCGCGCTCCGCGGCTTGCGGACTTCGTCGTCGGCGGGGGCAACCGCTTGGCGTACGCCGCCGCGTGCGCCGCGGGTGACCCGACCGCCGAGCCTCCCGGCGGCAACCTGCTGGTGCTCCACGGCGGGTGCGGGCTGGGCAAGACCCATCTGCTGCGGGGCATCGCCCGCGCCTTCGGAGACGCCGGCGGCGTCGGCCGCGCCCGCTACGTCACCGCCGAGTCGTTCACCAACGGCTTCCTCGCGGCCCTGCGCACCAAGGCCACCGATGCCTTCCGAGAGCAATACCGCGGCGTGTCGCTGCTGTGCCTCGATGACGTCCACTTCCTGGCCACCAAGGACGCGACAAAGGCCGAACTGCTGCACACGCTCGACCAGATCCTCCACGATGGCGCCCGGCTCGTGCTGGCCTCCGATGAGCACCCACGAGAGGTCACCGGGCTCGGCAAGCAGCTGTGCTCGCGGCTCTCGAGCGGGCTCATCGTGGAGCTGTCGCCGCCCGACGACGAGCTTCGGCTGGCAATGGTCCACCGCCTGGCGCGGCGTCGCGGCCTGACGCTGCCCGCCGAGGTCGCCCAGCAGATCTCCCACGCGGTCTCGCACGGCGACGCCGCACGAGTCGGCTCGTTCCGCGACCTCGAGGGCGCCCTGGCCCGCGTCGAGGCGTTCCACAATCTGCTCACCCGGGACGCCGGCGCCGCGGGCGCTCGCGCGGACCGGCGGGCCGACGCGGGAGTCGTTGCGATGTCGACGGTCACCCAGGCGCTGGGCCGCCGCCGCCCGATCGTGGCCGATGCCCCGGTCCGCGTCGAGGAGGTCATCACCCGCGTCTGCGAGGTGCTCGGCGTGGGATCGGCCGAGTTCGCCGGCCGGGGACGGCATCGCCGGGTGGTCCTCGCACGGGCCCTCGTCGCCCGGCTCTCCCGGGAACTGACGGCCTCGAGCTATCCCGAGATCGCTACGGCGATGGGCCGGCCCAACCACTCCTCGGTGATCACGGCCGTGCGGCGGATCGAGAAGCAGATCCAGGACTGCGAGATCGTCGGCGTAGGCTGCCCCCTCGACGGTGAACCGATCGAGGAGCTGTCGGCCCGCATCGCCCGGTCGTTGCGGTCGAGATCCGGCTGA
- a CDS encoding glycosyltransferase encodes MTPPAHTTQAPERARGALPSSSGHAGASPHIAVVIVTWNRADEVRRSIESVRRQRGVDLAALHLVVVDNASTDGTSDALEAWLRPERIVSNDTPRADAPAFVATEHDAANTAGFGSATIVRNHRNLGGTGGFNTGFLAVERILETALRAAAAARNGHGAPQPAGIEYVWLLDDDAEADDGALASLLRTAAADSAAVLVGSRAVDIHDRESTFETTIYYDQRRGLMSDTPPPEHRLATAHDEWVREVGGTRGTRRFAGVREVDVVSACSMLVRWSAASAVGYWDSRYFIYCDDADWCLRIGRAGHRVVCNLDAVVYHTPWFHKLTPTRLYYSQRNAVWTMAKGLSGAAQRRSMLRWMGSILCDALAASFRRRLFHAEIIRRTAADIATNRGGKLDGLEPDREPVLAALDRASALRSNATVLALCMTGEQVRLAERLVTHATERLIAEDRPADQPRWIFMVRNDAEDPAAGTAVRAEARPERLIYAATTRSRLRRQWRLLRSPPAACVVFNQTNDVPLLRCPWTLHADGRDVSVVQAERDTLAARAGLWLRWLGTLAASLWFVARSPRQVPPPPFG; translated from the coding sequence TTGACGCCACCCGCCCACACCACCCAGGCTCCCGAACGCGCCCGCGGGGCGTTGCCCTCGTCGTCCGGCCACGCCGGCGCGTCGCCGCACATCGCGGTCGTGATCGTCACGTGGAATCGGGCCGACGAGGTCCGCCGCTCCATCGAGTCGGTGCGTCGCCAGCGGGGCGTCGATCTCGCGGCCCTCCACCTGGTCGTGGTCGACAACGCGTCGACGGACGGCACGAGCGATGCGCTGGAAGCGTGGCTGCGGCCCGAGCGGATCGTCTCGAACGACACGCCGCGCGCCGACGCGCCGGCCTTCGTCGCCACGGAGCATGATGCTGCCAACACGGCTGGATTCGGGTCGGCCACCATCGTGCGCAACCACCGGAACCTCGGCGGCACCGGCGGATTCAACACGGGGTTCTTGGCGGTCGAGCGGATCCTCGAGACCGCGCTCCGCGCGGCCGCCGCAGCCCGCAACGGGCACGGCGCCCCGCAGCCGGCCGGCATCGAGTACGTGTGGCTGCTCGACGACGACGCCGAGGCCGACGATGGTGCGCTCGCCTCCCTGCTCCGGACTGCGGCCGCCGACTCCGCGGCCGTGCTCGTGGGCTCGCGCGCGGTCGACATCCACGATCGTGAGAGCACCTTCGAGACGACCATCTACTACGACCAGCGGCGCGGCCTGATGAGCGACACGCCGCCGCCGGAGCATCGCCTCGCGACCGCGCACGACGAGTGGGTCCGCGAGGTCGGCGGCACCCGCGGCACCCGACGCTTCGCGGGCGTCCGGGAGGTCGACGTCGTCTCGGCGTGCAGCATGCTGGTCCGCTGGAGCGCCGCGAGCGCCGTCGGCTACTGGGACAGCCGCTACTTCATCTACTGCGACGACGCCGACTGGTGCCTGCGCATCGGCCGCGCGGGCCACCGCGTGGTATGCAATCTCGACGCCGTTGTGTACCACACGCCATGGTTCCACAAGCTGACGCCGACGCGGCTGTACTACTCGCAGCGCAACGCCGTGTGGACCATGGCCAAGGGCCTGTCGGGTGCCGCGCAGCGCCGGTCGATGTTGCGATGGATGGGCTCGATCCTGTGTGACGCGTTGGCGGCCTCGTTCCGCCGGCGGCTCTTCCACGCCGAGATCATCCGACGCACCGCCGCCGACATTGCCACCAATCGCGGCGGCAAGCTCGACGGCCTGGAGCCCGACCGCGAGCCGGTGCTGGCCGCCCTCGATCGCGCGTCCGCGTTGCGGTCCAATGCGACCGTCCTCGCGCTGTGCATGACGGGCGAGCAGGTCCGCCTCGCCGAGCGATTGGTCACCCACGCGACGGAGCGGCTGATCGCCGAGGACCGCCCCGCCGACCAGCCCCGGTGGATCTTCATGGTCCGCAACGATGCGGAGGATCCCGCCGCTGGCACGGCGGTGCGTGCCGAGGCGCGGCCCGAGCGGCTCATATACGCCGCCACGACGCGCTCGCGGCTGCGTCGCCAGTGGCGGCTTCTGCGATCCCCGCCGGCGGCCTGCGTCGTCTTCAACCAGACCAACGACGTGCCGCTGCTCCGCTGCCCCTGGACGCTGCACGCCGACGGCCGCGATGTCTCGGTCGTCCAGGCCGAACGGGACACCCTCGCCGCCCGCGCCGGCTTGTGGCTCCGCTGGCTGGGCACGCTCGCGGCGTCGCTCTGGTTCGTCGCCCGCTCGCCCCGGCAGGTCCCGCCGCCGCCCTTCGGCTGA
- a CDS encoding VCBS repeat-containing protein: protein MQHGLTRMIAAAAGLSMAGTALAQFGGFGELLAQRVSIREIVRDLEGGDVDGDGLPDIVFIDNTARVSFFSGFSDGVFDGPRREIVEPDAAGRAIELADYDRDGDLDLLRVADVNTGDFRAYRNDGSGNFEFDFAVTGFGSVPAFSSLSFGDFEGDGDEDLYALISDGIVVFENTGSTFSRTPIVQQLPAFTGLRLATGDIDGDGRDDAVATSSSNDSVYVLRSEGTRFTETDRFSPGLSLIDIKLVDIDLDGALDIITTNTGGDPDRVSVYRNDGSGDFDFDYALSLENPFEVEVADIDSDGDQDVIVAREAGFDPQRIVVYLNDGSGAFDLQAEEWDVCDGDIDFFELIDVDGSGGPDLVSAVGFFSQCFTVRFNQTPFSAPGGFALVSPPDGAAGLAPPAQVSAWGGEVRPQFQWERATGFDVRYDVLVALSPDLGDPVFEAVGIDGRFADAGGAALQPGTTYFWGVTARNAAGETLAGPFTFTTAASGSDCPADFDGDGELTLFDFLAFSNAFDAGCP, encoded by the coding sequence ATGCAGCATGGACTCACTCGGATGATTGCGGCGGCCGCGGGCCTCTCGATGGCGGGCACCGCTCTGGCCCAGTTCGGCGGCTTCGGCGAGTTGTTGGCCCAGCGCGTCTCGATCCGCGAGATCGTCCGCGACCTGGAGGGCGGCGACGTCGACGGCGATGGGCTGCCCGACATCGTGTTCATCGACAACACGGCCCGCGTGTCGTTCTTCTCGGGCTTCAGCGATGGCGTGTTCGATGGACCGCGCAGGGAAATCGTTGAGCCCGATGCCGCGGGCCGCGCCATCGAACTGGCCGACTACGACCGCGACGGCGACCTCGACCTGCTCCGCGTAGCCGACGTCAACACCGGCGATTTCCGTGCGTACCGCAACGACGGCTCGGGCAACTTCGAGTTCGACTTCGCCGTCACCGGATTCGGTAGCGTGCCCGCCTTCTCGTCGCTGTCCTTCGGGGATTTCGAGGGCGACGGCGACGAGGACCTGTACGCACTCATCAGCGACGGCATCGTCGTCTTCGAGAATACCGGCTCGACCTTCTCGCGCACGCCCATCGTCCAGCAACTGCCAGCCTTTACGGGCCTGCGGCTCGCCACGGGCGACATCGACGGCGATGGCCGCGACGACGCGGTGGCAACCAGTTCGTCCAACGACAGCGTGTACGTTCTCCGCAGCGAGGGCACGAGATTCACCGAGACCGATCGTTTCAGCCCGGGCCTCTCGCTCATCGACATCAAGCTCGTCGATATCGATCTCGATGGCGCCCTGGACATCATCACGACCAATACCGGCGGCGATCCCGATCGCGTCAGCGTGTATCGCAACGACGGCTCGGGCGACTTCGACTTCGACTATGCCTTGTCGCTCGAGAATCCCTTCGAGGTCGAGGTCGCCGACATTGATTCCGATGGCGACCAGGACGTGATCGTCGCTCGCGAGGCCGGATTCGATCCGCAGCGCATCGTGGTCTACCTCAACGACGGCAGCGGCGCCTTCGATCTCCAGGCGGAGGAATGGGACGTCTGCGATGGCGACATCGACTTCTTTGAGCTCATCGACGTCGATGGCTCGGGCGGCCCCGACCTAGTCAGCGCCGTCGGCTTCTTCAGCCAGTGCTTCACCGTCCGGTTCAACCAAACGCCCTTCTCGGCCCCGGGCGGCTTTGCCCTCGTCAGCCCGCCGGACGGCGCCGCCGGCCTCGCCCCGCCCGCCCAGGTGTCGGCCTGGGGCGGCGAGGTCCGCCCGCAATTCCAGTGGGAGCGGGCCACGGGATTCGACGTCCGCTACGACGTGCTCGTGGCGCTGTCGCCCGACCTGGGCGACCCGGTATTCGAGGCCGTGGGCATCGACGGCCGCTTCGCCGACGCGGGCGGCGCGGCGCTGCAGCCCGGCACGACCTACTTCTGGGGAGTGACCGCCCGCAACGCCGCGGGTGAGACCCTCGCCGGCCCGTTCACGTTCACCACGGCCGCGAGCGGCAGCGACTGCCCGGCGGACTTCGACGGCGACGGCGAGCTGACGCTCTTCGACTTCCTGGCGTTCAGCAACGCCTTCGACGCGGGCTGCCCGTAG
- a CDS encoding DegT/DnrJ/EryC1/StrS family aminotransferase yields MDPRQTSEIPLSRPDITQAEVDAVVRTLRSGRLSIGPMQEAFESLVAEAAGCTHGVAVSSGTAGLHLTLLALGIRPGDEVITTPFSFVASANSILYAGAKPVFVDICPRSLNMDPDRVEAAVTERTRAILAVEAFGNPAHMDRYVAIANKHEIPLIEDCCEALGTRLGRTKCGSFGRAGVFGFYPNKQITTGEGGMIVTDDAQLADLCRSLRNHGRPVEGLDLDDEPGYEHATTGSWLSHERLGYNYRLDELSCALGVAQMGRLEELIEARRLVATEYLDRLMDVPGIILPTIESGTSMSWFVFTIRLERGYTAEERDRIVRGLRNHDIGCAPYFPCIHLMPHYARCGPDGCGYDAGSFPIAESVADRTIALPFHSQLTSRDIDLIAQTLSLMMKRENLSRG; encoded by the coding sequence TTGGACCCACGACAGACGAGCGAAATCCCGCTGAGCCGGCCCGACATCACGCAGGCCGAGGTCGACGCGGTCGTCCGCACGCTGCGGAGCGGGCGGCTGAGCATCGGGCCGATGCAGGAGGCCTTCGAGTCGCTCGTGGCCGAGGCCGCCGGCTGCACCCACGGCGTCGCGGTGTCCTCGGGCACCGCCGGGCTGCACCTGACGCTGCTGGCGCTGGGCATCCGGCCGGGCGACGAAGTGATCACCACGCCGTTCTCGTTCGTTGCGAGCGCCAACTCGATCCTCTATGCCGGTGCGAAGCCCGTCTTCGTGGACATCTGCCCGCGCAGCCTCAACATGGACCCCGATAGGGTCGAGGCTGCCGTCACCGAGCGCACCCGCGCCATTCTCGCCGTCGAGGCCTTCGGCAACCCCGCGCACATGGACCGGTACGTGGCCATCGCCAACAAGCACGAGATCCCGCTCATCGAGGACTGCTGCGAGGCGCTCGGCACGCGCCTCGGCAGGACGAAGTGCGGCAGCTTCGGCCGCGCGGGCGTCTTCGGCTTCTACCCCAACAAGCAGATCACCACGGGCGAGGGTGGCATGATCGTGACCGACGACGCCCAACTCGCCGATCTCTGCCGCTCGCTGCGCAACCACGGCCGGCCCGTCGAGGGCCTCGACCTCGACGACGAGCCCGGCTACGAGCACGCGACCACCGGCAGCTGGCTGAGCCACGAGCGGCTGGGGTACAACTACCGTCTCGACGAGCTCAGCTGCGCCCTGGGCGTTGCCCAGATGGGCCGCCTCGAGGAGTTGATCGAAGCCCGGCGACTCGTCGCCACCGAGTACCTCGACCGCCTCATGGACGTGCCGGGCATCATCCTGCCCACCATCGAGAGCGGCACCAGCATGAGCTGGTTCGTGTTCACCATCCGCCTCGAGCGAGGATACACCGCCGAGGAGCGCGACCGCATCGTCCGCGGGCTGCGGAACCACGACATCGGGTGTGCCCCCTACTTCCCGTGCATCCACCTGATGCCGCACTACGCGCGGTGCGGCCCCGACGGCTGCGGCTACGACGCGGGCAGCTTCCCGATCGCCGAGTCGGTGGCCGACCGGACGATCGCGCTGCCCTTCCACAGCCAGCTCACCAGCCGCGACATAGACCTGATCGCGCAGACGCTGAGCCTGATGATGAAGCGGGAGAACCTCTCTCGCGGCTGA
- a CDS encoding protein arginine kinase, producing MKPRRGTGAGRGPDAGASDGADGWLAGSGEAGDVVLSSRARLARNIAGFRFPNRASPAERTAMVGRLKPVVLSAGFAPQVEWVDLSSTSSMHRGALVEEHLISRQHAMGKPGESMHGRAVAIGLPERRLSVMINEEDHLRLQVMRSGLDLAAALEEIDALDDRIEARVDYAFDPRFGYLTACPTNIGTGARLSVMLHLPALRMTREIEKVKRAADDLGLTVRGAHGEGSEASGDFYQLSNQTTIGKSEAVLLKELEAEIVPSVIAYERTARQRLVKGGRRGLEDQAWRAVGVLLHARLLAADEAMQLLSRLRLGIAVGIVPQVSMALVNRLIIACQPSHLQLAVAQELTQEQRREARAALLRARLGAAFAAGPPMPRRGLIRPGDEPPASDPPASEPDQAGDPDAPGPAGSG from the coding sequence ATGAAGCCCCGGCGAGGAACCGGCGCGGGCCGCGGGCCCGACGCCGGCGCAAGCGATGGCGCCGACGGCTGGCTCGCGGGCTCGGGCGAGGCCGGCGATGTCGTGCTCTCGAGCCGCGCGCGCCTCGCGCGCAACATCGCGGGCTTCCGATTCCCGAACCGCGCCTCGCCCGCCGAGCGGACGGCGATGGTGGGGCGGCTCAAGCCCGTCGTGCTGTCCGCGGGCTTTGCGCCACAGGTCGAGTGGGTCGACCTCTCGTCCACTAGCTCGATGCACCGCGGCGCCCTCGTCGAGGAGCACCTCATCAGCCGCCAGCACGCGATGGGCAAGCCCGGCGAGAGCATGCACGGCCGCGCCGTTGCGATCGGGCTGCCCGAGCGGCGTCTGAGCGTGATGATCAACGAGGAGGACCACCTCCGCCTGCAGGTCATGCGCAGCGGGCTCGACCTGGCGGCCGCCCTTGAGGAGATCGACGCCCTCGACGACCGCATCGAGGCCCGCGTCGACTACGCCTTCGACCCGCGCTTCGGCTACCTGACTGCGTGCCCGACCAACATCGGCACCGGCGCTCGCCTGAGCGTCATGCTGCACCTGCCGGCGCTGCGGATGACCCGCGAGATCGAGAAGGTCAAGCGGGCCGCCGACGACCTGGGCCTCACCGTCCGCGGCGCCCACGGCGAGGGCAGCGAGGCCAGCGGCGATTTCTACCAGCTCAGCAACCAGACCACGATTGGCAAGAGCGAGGCCGTTCTGCTCAAGGAACTGGAGGCCGAGATCGTGCCCTCGGTCATCGCCTACGAGCGCACCGCCCGCCAGCGGCTCGTCAAGGGAGGCCGCCGGGGGCTGGAGGATCAGGCCTGGCGGGCCGTCGGCGTGCTGCTGCACGCCAGGCTCCTGGCCGCCGACGAGGCGATGCAACTGCTCAGTCGGCTGCGGCTGGGCATCGCGGTGGGCATCGTGCCGCAGGTGTCCATGGCGTTGGTCAACCGGCTGATCATCGCGTGCCAGCCATCGCACCTGCAATTGGCCGTCGCGCAGGAGCTCACCCAGGAGCAGCGCCGCGAGGCCCGCGCAGCGCTGCTGCGGGCGAGGCTCGGCGCCGCCTTCGCCGCCGGCCCACCGATGCCGCGGCGGGGGCTGATCCGCCCGGGCGACGAGCCGCCTGCATCCGATCCGCCCGCGTCGGAGCCCGACCAGGCCGGCGATCCGGATGCACCGGGCCCCGCCGGCAGCGGCTAG
- a CDS encoding glycosyltransferase: MRILMLNWAKIWDGARRGGISGYAQALALELASRGHAVSTISSGTTYVPDANGASGRCAARRHPDWMGIRAYEIVNSPVLAPSLLQFREPEAEIASPSLAEAFADVLRVEQPAAVHVQSLEGFSLDCLDVARQAGCRLIYSLHNYHTLCPQVYFMHRHRRLCTDYDGGRSCEGCIECPDPAAERARRAAAYPGEPLPFDAPPPAAPAPRTPTRRPRLGLLRRFRPDPPSSPPPPPGVAADAEPGAIEAADEARGMTLVVRQWAAARAWCQPEHETWRTFDNVADAEPLTNGEPTPYSERRRAMVDALNRCDLVHAVSSFVRDKYVAHGVDAARIRTIHIGTIAHELVAANRELLFDPPPRPASDTRPLRLLFIGVNHWYKGVSMLADALEMLTPEVLCSIELSVFAGGGESIEYRFRRLEPRLAGLRVVHGYEPQDIAWMCGGQDVGVVPSVWWDNGPQTVMEMQACGLPLLGARAGGIPDFIEDGVNGLLFRANDRFDLAGSIVRCVREPGLTERLRRGVRPPKTMAEHASELEPIYRGDVP; this comes from the coding sequence GTGCGGATCCTGATGCTCAACTGGGCCAAGATCTGGGATGGCGCCCGGCGTGGCGGCATCTCGGGGTACGCCCAGGCGCTGGCCCTTGAGCTCGCCTCGCGGGGCCACGCGGTCTCGACCATCAGCAGCGGCACGACCTACGTGCCCGATGCCAACGGCGCGTCCGGCCGCTGTGCCGCCCGCCGCCACCCCGACTGGATGGGCATCCGCGCCTACGAGATCGTCAACAGCCCCGTGCTGGCCCCCTCGCTGCTGCAATTTCGCGAGCCCGAGGCGGAGATCGCGTCCCCCTCGCTGGCGGAGGCCTTTGCGGATGTGCTCCGCGTCGAGCAGCCCGCCGCCGTCCACGTGCAGTCGCTGGAGGGCTTCTCGCTGGACTGCCTCGATGTGGCTCGCCAGGCGGGCTGCCGGCTCATCTACAGCCTGCACAACTACCACACGCTGTGCCCCCAGGTCTACTTCATGCACCGCCACCGCCGGCTGTGCACCGACTACGACGGCGGCCGATCCTGCGAGGGTTGCATCGAGTGCCCCGACCCCGCCGCCGAACGGGCCCGCCGGGCGGCGGCCTACCCCGGCGAGCCGCTCCCCTTCGATGCCCCGCCTCCGGCGGCTCCTGCGCCAAGGACGCCGACGCGCCGCCCGCGGCTCGGCCTGCTCCGCCGATTCCGACCCGATCCTCCGTCCAGTCCGCCGCCCCCTCCGGGAGTCGCCGCGGACGCCGAGCCCGGGGCCATCGAAGCCGCGGACGAGGCGCGCGGCATGACCCTCGTCGTCCGCCAGTGGGCGGCCGCTCGCGCTTGGTGCCAGCCCGAGCACGAGACCTGGCGGACCTTCGACAACGTCGCCGATGCCGAGCCGCTGACCAACGGCGAGCCCACGCCCTACTCCGAGCGCCGCCGGGCGATGGTCGACGCCCTCAATCGCTGCGACCTCGTGCACGCCGTCTCCTCATTCGTCCGCGACAAGTACGTCGCCCATGGCGTGGACGCGGCCCGCATCCGCACGATCCACATTGGCACCATCGCACACGAGCTGGTTGCGGCCAACCGCGAACTGCTCTTCGATCCTCCGCCTCGCCCGGCGAGCGACACCCGCCCGCTGCGTCTGCTGTTCATCGGCGTCAACCACTGGTACAAGGGCGTGTCGATGCTGGCCGACGCCCTGGAGATGCTCACGCCCGAGGTGCTGTGCAGCATCGAGCTCTCGGTCTTCGCGGGCGGCGGTGAGTCGATCGAATACCGCTTCCGCCGGCTCGAGCCCAGGCTCGCCGGCCTCCGCGTCGTCCACGGCTACGAGCCCCAGGACATCGCGTGGATGTGCGGCGGCCAGGACGTCGGCGTCGTGCCCAGCGTCTGGTGGGACAACGGCCCGCAGACCGTGATGGAGATGCAGGCCTGCGGGCTGCCGCTGCTGGGCGCCCGCGCCGGCGGCATCCCCGATTTCATAGAGGATGGTGTCAACGGCCTGCTCTTCCGCGCCAACGATCGCTTCGATCTCGCCGGGAGCATCGTCCGCTGCGTCCGCGAGCCCGGGCTGACCGAGCGGCTCCGCCGGGGCGTCCGCCCGCCCAAGACGATGGCCGAACACGCCTCGGAATTGGAGCCGATCTATCGCGGCGACGTACCGTGA
- a CDS encoding UvrB/UvrC motif-containing protein produces MKCDHCDEEATVHETTVANGQIIKQHLCERHANELGLVTTSSTAAGPSPMATVSVQKPAQGLRCPECELSYAAFRQHGLLGCSSCYGTFADKLSPLIERAHQGGTHHIGKTPRRLLAIAQGGDAGAVERVLGGAAERAERAAQLRRQLDEALAMEQYERAAALRDELRRLDGGTSDEDDPREVDSGGPPA; encoded by the coding sequence ATGAAGTGCGACCACTGCGACGAGGAAGCCACGGTCCACGAGACCACCGTCGCCAACGGCCAGATCATCAAGCAGCACCTCTGCGAGCGGCACGCCAACGAGTTGGGGCTCGTCACGACCTCGTCGACCGCCGCCGGGCCCAGCCCCATGGCGACCGTCTCGGTCCAGAAGCCCGCCCAGGGGCTGCGGTGCCCCGAGTGCGAGCTGAGCTACGCGGCCTTCCGGCAGCACGGCCTCTTGGGCTGCTCGTCGTGCTACGGCACCTTCGCCGACAAGCTGAGCCCGCTCATCGAGCGGGCCCACCAGGGCGGGACGCACCACATCGGCAAGACGCCCAGGCGGCTGCTGGCGATCGCCCAGGGGGGGGACGCGGGCGCGGTGGAGCGGGTGCTGGGCGGCGCCGCCGAGCGGGCCGAGCGGGCCGCGCAGCTCCGCCGCCAGCTCGATGAGGCGCTCGCGATGGAGCAGTACGAGCGGGCCGCCGCCCTGCGGGACGAACTCCGCCGCCTCGATGGTGGCACGAGCGACGAGGACGACCCCCGCGAAGTCGATTCCGGAGGGCCGCCCGCATGA